In the Pseudoalteromonas ulvae UL12 genome, GTGTTGTTCGTGCTCGTGCCATTGCAAAATTATTAAATGATACTGACTTAGCCATTATTGATAAACGTCGTCCTCGTGCCAACGTTTCTCAGGTTATGCACATCATTGGTGATGTTGAAGGTCGTGATTGTGTCATTGTTGATGACATGATTGATACTGGTGGGACCTTATGTAAAGCGGCAGAAGCCCTAAAAGAGCATGGTGCTAAGCGTGTATTTGCTTACGCTACTCACCCTATTTTATCGGGTAACGCTGCTGAGAACATTCGAAATTCAGTCATCGACCAAGTGATTGTAACTGACTCAGTACCATTATCTGATGAAATCAAAGCACTTGATAAAGTCAAGGTCTTAACCTTAGCAGACATGCTTGCTGAAACGATCCGTCGTATTAGCAATGAAGAGTCTATTTCTGCGATGTTTGAGCACTAAGTTCAAACATAATTAAAAAAAGCGCTGCCTTGCAGCGCTTTTTTTATATCTTTTATTTCTTTTGTAAGGCGGTGGTGGTAACATTACGCGCCTTTTTTAGGTGATACCTTTGGTCGCAAAAGGTATTAACTTTTATTTTAAAATTAATTGGAGACATCATGTCTAACAATACTCATACATTAAATGCCGAACTTCGTGTTGAACTAGGTACAGGTGCGAGCCGCCGCCTACGTCGTGAAGGTCAAGTTCCAGCAATCCTTTACGGTGCAGACAAAGAAGCGGTTTCTTTAGTTTTCCAACACAAAGCAGTAATCAAAGCGCAAGAAGACGAAGGTTTCTACACGCAGATCCTTACTTTAAACGTTGGTGGCGAGAAAATTGAAGCTATCCTTAAAGATATGCAACGTCACCCGTTCAAGCCTATGGTAACTCACTTAGACTTACAACGTGTTGATGCTAACCAAAAAATCCACACTAAAGTTCCAGTTCACTTCATCAACGAAGCTGCTGCAACTAAATTAGGCGCAACTGTTGCACACCACATTTCAGAAATCGAAATCACGTGTTTACCAGCTAACCTTCCTGAGTTTGTTGAAGTAGACGTTGCTGCTTTAGAAGAAGGTGCTACATTACACCTTTCTGACGTTGCTCTTCCAACTGGTGTTGCTTCTGTAGAATTAGCAAAAGGCGCTGATCACGACCAAGCTGTTGTGACTCTTAATGCTCCTAAAGGTGCTGCTGCAGAAGAAGAAGCTGCTGAATAATTTAAGGTGTTAGCACCTTGAATTCTATTCAAATGCTTGTGGGCCTGGCTAATCCAGGCCCCGAATACGCAAAAACTCGCCATAATGCAGGTGCTTGGTTTATTGAAGAACTCGCAGCACGCTATAACTGTATCTTAAAGCACGATCCCAAATACCACGGTTTAACGGGTAAAATAATCATTCAAGGCCAAGAGTTCAAACTGTTGATCCCCACCACTTATATGAATTTGAGTGGTAAGTCAGTCAGTAGCTTAGCCAATTTCTTTAAAATTCCTGCTGAAGATATTTTAGTCGCTCACGACGAAATGGATTTACCGCCAGGTGTCGCTAAATTTAAGCGCGGTGGTGGCCATGGTGGTCATAATGGCCTCAAAGATATCATTGCAAAAATGAGCAATAATAAAGAATTTATGCGCCTTCGCATTGGCGTAGGGCATCCAGGTCATAAAGAGCTTGTCACAGGTTGGGTATTGGGTAAAGCCCCTCAAACTGAACAACAACTTATGGATGCTGCTGTAGATGAAGCCGTCCGTTGTATGGAAATCGTTGCAAAAGAAGGTGTGCTAAAAGCACAAAACAGATTACATTCATTTAAAGCGTAAGACACGCAAGATGAACTACTAAGAAAAGGTATCCGAAAATGGGTTTTAAATGTGGCATCGTTGGCCTGCCAAATGTTGGCAAATCGACTCTTTTTAACGCGTTAACAAATGCTGGCATCGAAGCAGCTAACTTTCCATTTTGTACAATTGAACCTAACACAGGTGTTGTTGCAGTTCCTGATCACCGTTTACAGCAGCTTGCTGAAATTGTGAAGCCACAACGCATTTTGCCAACGACCATGGAATTTGTTGATATTGCAGGTTTGGTAAAAGGTGCATCGAAAGGTGAAGGTCTTGGAAACCAATTTTTAGCTAACATCCGCGAAACTGACGCGATTGGCCACGTTGTTCGTTGTTTTGAGAACGAAAATATCGTGCATGTTGCGGGTCAAATCGATCCGGCTGAAGATATTGACACCATCAATACTGAATTAGTACTCGCTGATATGGATGCTGCTGATAAAGCCGTCAATCGTGTCGCTAAAAAAGCTAAAAGTGGTGATAAAGACGCCAAATTTGAGCTAGCAGTACTCGAAAAAGTAAAAGCTCACCTTGATGAAGGTTTGACATTACGCTCACTAGAATTAACCAAAGAAGAGTTTGCTGCTATTAAAACAGTTAACTTTTTAACGATTAAACCAACCATGTACATTGCCAATGTCAATGAAGATGGTTTTGAAAATAACCCTTTCCTCGATAAAGTACGTGAAATTGCCGCGGCAGAAAATGCAGTTGTGATCCCTGTTTGTGCTGCTATTGAAGCTGAATTATCTGAACTTGAAGAAGAAGATAAACTCGAGTTTATGGAAGACTTAGGTCTTGAAGAACCAGGTCTTAACCGCGTGATCCGCGGGGGTTATGAATTATTAAAATTACAAACCTACTTTACCGCGGGTGTAAAGGAAGTACGTGCTTGGACGATCCCTGTTGGGGCCACTGCGCCACAATCAGCAGGTAAAATCCATACTGACTTCGAAAAAGGCTTTATTCGTGCGCAAACGATTGGCTTTGATGACTACATTACCTGTAAAGGTGAAAGTGGTGCAAAAGAAGCGGGTAAAATGCGTCAAGAAGGTAAAGAGTACATTGTTAAAGATGGCGATGTTATGAACTTCTTATTTAACGTGTAATTAAAACCATGTTATTTAAAAAACCCGCTTCGGCGGGTTTTTTGTTTTTATACAATTGCTTGAATCAAATACACACTCGATGAATCGACACTCTCCCCCACAATCCCCACAACTTTTAGCTAAATCTAATTCTGAATAATAAATTTATCCCCTAGATTAAATGTGAATTCAGTGACACTCCCTGTAATTGAGCAATGAATAACGGGGAAGTTGTCCTGATATCCAAAAATTCATCTGTTAGAGAGCTAACTTGTCATCATTATGAGTCAACTCATATAGATAAAACATCGCACTTCTTTTTCTCATCACACGACATCGAGTGAAAATTTAACGATTGATCAACCCAAAACAGAGGCAAAAGCAGCTTTATCATCATGTTTGCGTCATTTATTATTGCTAAAAACAGCGGCTTTGATCGTCATGTTAGTAGT is a window encoding:
- a CDS encoding 50S ribosomal protein L25/general stress protein Ctc: MSNNTHTLNAELRVELGTGASRRLRREGQVPAILYGADKEAVSLVFQHKAVIKAQEDEGFYTQILTLNVGGEKIEAILKDMQRHPFKPMVTHLDLQRVDANQKIHTKVPVHFINEAAATKLGATVAHHISEIEITCLPANLPEFVEVDVAALEEGATLHLSDVALPTGVASVELAKGADHDQAVVTLNAPKGAAAEEEAAE
- the pth gene encoding aminoacyl-tRNA hydrolase, which gives rise to MNSIQMLVGLANPGPEYAKTRHNAGAWFIEELAARYNCILKHDPKYHGLTGKIIIQGQEFKLLIPTTYMNLSGKSVSSLANFFKIPAEDILVAHDEMDLPPGVAKFKRGGGHGGHNGLKDIIAKMSNNKEFMRLRIGVGHPGHKELVTGWVLGKAPQTEQQLMDAAVDEAVRCMEIVAKEGVLKAQNRLHSFKA
- the ychF gene encoding redox-regulated ATPase YchF, which gives rise to MGFKCGIVGLPNVGKSTLFNALTNAGIEAANFPFCTIEPNTGVVAVPDHRLQQLAEIVKPQRILPTTMEFVDIAGLVKGASKGEGLGNQFLANIRETDAIGHVVRCFENENIVHVAGQIDPAEDIDTINTELVLADMDAADKAVNRVAKKAKSGDKDAKFELAVLEKVKAHLDEGLTLRSLELTKEEFAAIKTVNFLTIKPTMYIANVNEDGFENNPFLDKVREIAAAENAVVIPVCAAIEAELSELEEEDKLEFMEDLGLEEPGLNRVIRGGYELLKLQTYFTAGVKEVRAWTIPVGATAPQSAGKIHTDFEKGFIRAQTIGFDDYITCKGESGAKEAGKMRQEGKEYIVKDGDVMNFLFNV